The segment AGCGGTTCAGCGTGTAATACCCCTGCAGGCCGAGCACGAAGCCGACGAACAGCCCCGACACGGCAATGATCACGAACGAATAGTTGCCGAGGAAGTGGATCTGCTTCGTGACAAGCCGCGGCCGGCGCAGCAGCGGGAAGAATTCCAGCACGAGGCGCACGAACAGGCGCGTGCCGTAGCCCGCGCGCACGAGGCCGCCGATGACGTAACGTCCGATCGCGCTGATCATGCGCGCCCTCCGCCGAGCCCGAAATCCGCTGCGAGCGGCGGGCTCGTGTAATGAAATTTGAACGGGCCGTCCGGCGCGCCGTCGATGAACTGCCGCACGCTCGGGTCGGTCGACGCGCGCAGCTCGTCGGGCGTGCCCTGCGCGAGCACGCCGCCATTGGCCAGAAAATACACGTAGTCGGCGATCGCGAACGATTCCGGCACGTCGTGCGTGACGAGGATCGACGTCGCGCCGAGCGCCTGGTTCAGCGTGCGGATCAGGTTCGCGGTGATGCCGAGCGAGATCGGATCGAGGCCCGCGAACGGCTCGTCGTACATGATGAGCTGCGGATCGAGCGCGATCGCGCGCGCCAGCGCGATGCGGCGCGCCATCCCGCCCGACACCTCGGACGGCATCAGGTCGCGCGCGCCGCGCAGGCCGACCGCGTTGAGCTTCATCAGCACGAGGTCGCGGATCAGGTCTTCGGGCAGGTCGGTGTGCTCGCGCAGCGCGAACGCGACGTTCTCGAACACCGACATGTCGGTGAACAACGCGCCGAACTGGAACAGCATGCCCATCTTGCGGCGCAGCGCATACAGGCCGTCACGCGTTTGCGCGCCGACATCGGCGCCGTCGAACAGCACCTGGCCGCGGCGCGCACGCACGAGGCCGCCGATCAGGCGCAGCACGGTCGTCTTGCCGCAACCCGACCCGCCCATGACCGCGACGACCTGCCCGCGCCCGAAGCGCAGGTTCAGGTTGGACAGGACGAGGCGGTCGCCGTAGCCAAAGTCGACGTCGCGAAGTTCCAGCAGGGTCTCGGTAGGAGTGGGGCTCACGGAGCTGGCAGTCCTTATACGCAGAACGCCGAATTATAGGGCCTGCATTGGAATGATGTCGTGACGCCTTTCCGGGCCTTGCGGTCAATGATTGTCAAATTGCCCGGGAAAACATTGCTGCAGCGCAATAAGCGCAGCCCGATAGTCGGCCGCGGCCGTGACCGCACTGACCACCGCGACGCTGCCAACCCCCGTCGCCAGTACGTCCGGCAGCGCGTCGAGCCCGACCCCGCCGATCGCGACGAGCGGCGCCCGCGCGCCCGCGAAGCGCGCGTAGCGGGCGATCCGTGCGAGGCCCTGCGGCGGCGCAGCGACGGCCTTGGTCGCGGTCGCGTACACGGGGCCGAGCGCGAGATAGCTCGGGCGCTCGTGCAGCGCCCGCAACATTTCGTAATACCCATGGCTCGACAGCCCGAGCCGCAGGCCCGCGCGCGCGATCGCGGCCAGATCGGCCGTTTCGAGATCCTCCTGGCCCAGATGAACGCCGTACGCGCCTTCATCTGCAGCGATTTGCCAGTGATCGTTGATGAACACGCGCGCATCGGGATAGCGGCGCCCGGCCGCGACCGCACGCGCGATTTCCCGGCGCAACGCGTCCGGCGTCGCGCCTTTCACGCGCAGTTGTACGGTCCGCACGCCGCAATCGAGCACGCGCTCGACCCATTCGGCATCCGGCACGACCGGGTAGAGGCCGAGCTGCGCGGGGCATGGCGCGAACGCGGGCTCGGGCGCGGCCGGCAGCCCGGCGACGCGCGGAAACCGCGTGGCATCGACCGGCCATGCGTCGTCCGCGCGCGTCTCGTCGCCGTCGCACCATGCCAGCGCGAGCACCAGCGCGTCGACCGGCGCGAAACCGCAATCGAGGAAGGCGGCGAGCGCCGCGATCCAGTCGTCCGCGAGCGGATGCGCGGCTTCGAGCGCGTAGCGCGCGCCCGCCGCATGCAGCACCGCGCCCTGCTCGTCGAATTCGATCGCGACCGCGTCCGGCGAAGCCGGCCGCGACGCGGCCGACGCGCGCGCCAGCGCGGTACGGTCGCCGGCCGAGACGATCAGCACGTCGCCGTCGGCCGGCGCGTCGGGCGCCGCCACGCAGAGCCGCCACGGCGCCGCGCCGCCCGGCCAGTCGCCGAGCCGTGCGCGAATCCGCTCGGCCGCTTCGGCCAGTTCGTCGGCCGGCGGCCAGAACGTATCGGCGAAGCGCGCGCTCATGCGCCGCCCCCGTCCTGGTGCCAGAACGGCATCCCGACGACCGGCGTGCTCGCGTGCGCGGTCTCGCGCGCGTCCATCGGCCCGGCGAGATACGCGGCGCGGCCGGCCTCGACGCCCTGCGCAAAGGCGCGCGCCATGATCTCCGGATGCGTGGCCTGCGATACGGCCGTGTTCAGCAGCACGCCGTCGAAGCCCCATTCCATCACCTGGCACGCGTGCGACGGCACGCCGAGCCCCGCATCGACGATCAGCGGCACATCGGGCAACCGTTCGCGCAGCACGCGCAAGCCGTACGGGTTCACGACGCCCTTGCCCGTGCCGATCGGCGCGCCCCACGGCATCAGCGCCTCGCAGCCGACATCGAGCAGGCGCCGGCCGATCACGAGATCCTCGGTGCAGTACGGCAGCACCTTGAAACCGTCCTTCACCAGTTGCGCGGCGGCCTCGATCAGCCCGACCGGGTCGGGCTGCAGCGTGTAGTCGTCGCCGATCAGCTCGAGCTTGATCCAGTCGGTGCCGAATACCTCGCGCGCCATGTGCGCGGTCGTCACGGCCTCCGCGACGGTCTGGCAGCCGGCCGTGTTCGGCAGCAGCGGCACCGCGTGGCGCTTGAGCAGGTCGAAGAAGCCGGCTTCGGCCGTGCCGCCCGTCATCTGGCGGCGCAGGGCGACCGTCACCATCCCGGGGCGCGACGCGGCGATCGAATCGGACAGCGACTGCAGCGACGGATAGCGCGACGTGCCGAGCAGCACGCGGCTTGCGAAGGTTTCGCCGTACAGCGTCAGCGCGTCGGCGGATGTGAGGGACGTCATGTCGTTTTCCTGGAAGAGCGGGGACGAACCGGCGGCGCTCAGCCGCCCGCGACGGGGTGCACGACGTCGAGCTTGTCGCCCGCCGCGAGCGCGCGCGCCGCATGCTGCGTGCGCGCGACGAAGTTGCCGTTCAGCGCGACCGCGTACGGCGGACGCGCGCCGTACGCGGCGAGCGCGTCGGCCACCGTCGCGCCGTCGGGCAGCGTCAGGGTCTGTTGGTTGATCTGGATATCCATGAGGCTTCGTCGGATTCGGTCGGCGGCACGCGTCAGGCCGGCTGGCGCGCGTCGTTGCGGTGATGAAGGAGCGTCGGCCAGCGCGCGGTGTCACGCCACGCGGCGAACGCGTCGGCATCGCCGAACGCGCCGCCGAGCGCGGCTTCTGCGAACGCGACCGCTGCGTGCGCGACTTCCGGCGCGATCATGAAGCCGTGCCGGTACAGGCCGTTGACGGCGAGCGTCGACGCGCCGTCCCAGATCACCGCCGGGCGATGATCGGGCAGCGTCGGCCGGCACTGCGCATTGAGTTCGAGGATGCGCGCCTCGCCGAACGCCGGATGCACGGAGAACGCCGCGCTCAGCAGTTCGAGCGCCGAGCGCACGCTGACGGGCGACATGTCCTCGCCCTCCACCTCGGTCGCGCCGATCACATAAAGATCGTCCTGCTTCGGCGCGATGTACAGCGGATAGCGCGGATGCAGCAGCCGCACGGGCCGTGTGAGCCCGATGCCGGGCGCATGCACGCGTGCGACTTCGCCGCGGATGCCGCGCAGCGCGGGCAGCACAGGTTTCGCGCCGAGCCCGCGGCAGTCGATCGTGAAATGCGCGTCGGGCAGGTTCGCATCGTCGATCGCGACGTGCCAGTGCGCGTCGACGCCGCGTTCGGCGAGGCCCGTCGCGAGCGCGCGCAGTGCCTGGCGGTTGTCGAGCTGGCCTTCGCGCGGCAGCAGCAGCCCGCGCGCAAAGCGGCCCGCGAGCGCAGGCTCGGCCGCGTCGACCTGCGCGCCGGCGAGCGTGACGAAGCCGCCGTCGAACAGTTCGGCCGGCGCGTTCGCGCGCACGCGCCGCTCGAACAGCGGCGCCTCCGCGCGGTCCGCGTGATGCCAGACGACGAGCGTGCCGTGATGCTGGAAGAACACGGGTTCGGGCAGCTCGGCGAGCCATTGCGGCCAGCGCGCGAGCGACGCGGCGCCGAGCTCGGTGATCAGCAGCTCCGCGCTCGCCGCTTCCGCGAGCGGCGCGAGCATCGCGGCCGCGATCCACGCGGCCGACTGCTCGCCGTCCGGGCCGCCGCGCTCGTAGAGCGCGACCCGATGCCCGTCGCCCGCGAGCCGCCATGCGATCAGTCGGCCGACGAGGCCGCCGCCGAGCACCGCGAAATCGGGCCGTGAATCCTGGACGTTCATCGCGCACCCTCCTCGCGAGCCGCGCGAGCGCACGCGACTAACGTCGACGCGCACGCGCCGTCCCGTGCGAACGCACGCGACATCGGGCCGGGAGCCATGCAAAAGACTGAAGATTGTGCGGTCATCATTCCTTCCGTAACGCGCAATGCGCGTACCCAAAAGGACGAAACCGGCAGCAAAGGCCGGCCGGGCGGGACTCGGGCGCTGACCATGTGGGATGGCAGCCAGCGCGGCCCGGCGGGATCAGAAACTTCCCTCGCCGGTATTACCCGGATCGGGTGCGAAGGGTCTTTCTCAGCCTCGCCGCGCCGCCTGGAACATCTGCCGGCCGCGCACGAAGCACCCCTGTTTCGTCGTCGGCCATTAGACCATAAAAGCGGAAAGCGCCGCAAACTGTCCCCCTTGCGGCAAATTCGCCGTCGCGCTTCGCCGCTCTGGCACAATGCCCGCAGGCCGGCCGCACGAGCGGCCGGTTGCCGCGTCACCGCCGGCCCTTAAGTGCCGTTTAAGATGCGCGGGCGACCATCCGGACGCCCGCCGTCAGTCGGCGCCGCGCCCCGGCATGCCGTATCGCGGCGCGCGCCCGGCTTCGCCCGGCCCGCGCGCCGGCTACTCATCAGGAAGCACATGACCCAATCGATCGATCCCGTCCGCTCCGCCGCCTCCGACGCGCCGCAGGACGAGCGCCCGGTATCCGCATGGAGCCTCATCAAGCCCTACTGGGTATCGTCCGAATGGAAATTCGCGTGGGGCCTGCTGGTCACGATCATCGCGATCAACCTCTGCGTGGTCTGGATCAACGTCCGGCTGAACAAGTGGAACGCCGAGTTCTACAACGCGCTGCAGTCGAAGGACGTCCACGACTTCCCGGGCCTGATTATGCAGTTTTCGGCGCTCGCCTTCGCGTTCATCATCCTCGGAGTGTATGGGCTCTATTTGCGCCAGATGCTCGGATTTCGCTGGCGACAATGGATTACCGAACGATTCCTTACAGAATGGCTAAGCGATCGTGCGTTCTACCGGATCGAGCGTGACCGCCTTGCCGATAACCCGGACCAGCGAATTGCCGACGACCTTGCGTCGCTCACGACAACGACGCTGGCATTGTCACTCGACCTGTTGTCAACGGTCGTCACGCTTGTGTCGTTTATCACGATCCTATGGTCACTCGGTGGCGCACTCACGTTCGCGCTCGGCGGGTCGCCCATCACAATTCCTGGCTACATGGTCTGGGCCGCGGCGCTTTATGCTGTCGCGGGCTCGCTTCTGGCGCAAAAGTTCGGCCACCCCCTCGTGTCGATCAATTACCAACAACAGCGTGTGGAAGCAGATCTCCGTTTCGGTTTGATTCGCGTACGCGAAAACGCCGAGCAGATCGCCTTTTACGACGGTGAAGCGACTGAGAACGAAAACGCGAAAAATCTCTTCAAGCGTGTCCGCGACAACTGGTGGCGAGTGATGAAGTACACGAAGCGCCTATCGTTCGTCACGTATTTCTATGGACAGATCGCGATCATTTTCCCGCTCATTGTTGCTGCGCCCCGCTACTTTTCGGGTGCGCTAACGCTCGGCGTACTGATGCAGGTTTCATCCGCATTCAACACGGTCAGTGACTCGTTCTCGTGGTTCATCAACAGCTATCGATCGCTCGTCGAATGGCGCGCCACCGTCAACCGTCTGCGCGAATTCAAGCGCGTGATGGGCACGTCGCACCTGAAGGAAAGCATGTCGCCCGCGACCGAGCACGGCGGCATCAACCTGCACTACGTCGATGCGGCGAAGCTGTCGACGTCGTCGCTCAAGCTCGCGCTGCCGAACGGCAATGCGCTCGCGAACATCGGCAACGTCACGATCGAGCCGGGTTCGCGCTGGCTCGTGATCGGCAAGTCGGGTTCCGGCAAGAGCA is part of the Burkholderia pyrrocinia genome and harbors:
- the thiE gene encoding thiamine phosphate synthase, whose product is MSARFADTFWPPADELAEAAERIRARLGDWPGGAAPWRLCVAAPDAPADGDVLIVSAGDRTALARASAASRPASPDAVAIEFDEQGAVLHAAGARYALEAAHPLADDWIAALAAFLDCGFAPVDALVLALAWCDGDETRADDAWPVDATRFPRVAGLPAAPEPAFAPCPAQLGLYPVVPDAEWVERVLDCGVRTVQLRVKGATPDALRREIARAVAAGRRYPDARVFINDHWQIAADEGAYGVHLGQEDLETADLAAIARAGLRLGLSSHGYYEMLRALHERPSYLALGPVYATATKAVAAPPQGLARIARYARFAGARAPLVAIGGVGLDALPDVLATGVGSVAVVSAVTAAADYRAALIALQQCFPGQFDNH
- a CDS encoding thiazole synthase, with the translated sequence MTSLTSADALTLYGETFASRVLLGTSRYPSLQSLSDSIAASRPGMVTVALRRQMTGGTAEAGFFDLLKRHAVPLLPNTAGCQTVAEAVTTAHMAREVFGTDWIKLELIGDDYTLQPDPVGLIEAAAQLVKDGFKVLPYCTEDLVIGRRLLDVGCEALMPWGAPIGTGKGVVNPYGLRVLRERLPDVPLIVDAGLGVPSHACQVMEWGFDGVLLNTAVSQATHPEIMARAFAQGVEAGRAAYLAGPMDARETAHASTPVVGMPFWHQDGGGA
- a CDS encoding ABC transporter ATP-binding protein; this encodes MSPTPTETLLELRDVDFGYGDRLVLSNLNLRFGRGQVVAVMGGSGCGKTTVLRLIGGLVRARRGQVLFDGADVGAQTRDGLYALRRKMGMLFQFGALFTDMSVFENVAFALREHTDLPEDLIRDLVLMKLNAVGLRGARDLMPSEVSGGMARRIALARAIALDPQLIMYDEPFAGLDPISLGITANLIRTLNQALGATSILVTHDVPESFAIADYVYFLANGGVLAQGTPDELRASTDPSVRQFIDGAPDGPFKFHYTSPPLAADFGLGGGRA
- the thiS gene encoding sulfur carrier protein ThiS, which produces MDIQINQQTLTLPDGATVADALAAYGARPPYAVALNGNFVARTQHAARALAAGDKLDVVHPVAGG
- a CDS encoding FAD-dependent oxidoreductase codes for the protein MNVQDSRPDFAVLGGGLVGRLIAWRLAGDGHRVALYERGGPDGEQSAAWIAAAMLAPLAEAASAELLITELGAASLARWPQWLAELPEPVFFQHHGTLVVWHHADRAEAPLFERRVRANAPAELFDGGFVTLAGAQVDAAEPALAGRFARGLLLPREGQLDNRQALRALATGLAERGVDAHWHVAIDDANLPDAHFTIDCRGLGAKPVLPALRGIRGEVARVHAPGIGLTRPVRLLHPRYPLYIAPKQDDLYVIGATEVEGEDMSPVSVRSALELLSAAFSVHPAFGEARILELNAQCRPTLPDHRPAVIWDGASTLAVNGLYRHGFMIAPEVAHAAVAFAEAALGGAFGDADAFAAWRDTARWPTLLHHRNDARQPA
- a CDS encoding ABC transporter ATP-binding protein/permease encodes the protein MTQSIDPVRSAASDAPQDERPVSAWSLIKPYWVSSEWKFAWGLLVTIIAINLCVVWINVRLNKWNAEFYNALQSKDVHDFPGLIMQFSALAFAFIILGVYGLYLRQMLGFRWRQWITERFLTEWLSDRAFYRIERDRLADNPDQRIADDLASLTTTTLALSLDLLSTVVTLVSFITILWSLGGALTFALGGSPITIPGYMVWAAALYAVAGSLLAQKFGHPLVSINYQQQRVEADLRFGLIRVRENAEQIAFYDGEATENENAKNLFKRVRDNWWRVMKYTKRLSFVTYFYGQIAIIFPLIVAAPRYFSGALTLGVLMQVSSAFNTVSDSFSWFINSYRSLVEWRATVNRLREFKRVMGTSHLKESMSPATEHGGINLHYVDAAKLSTSSLKLALPNGNALANIGNVTIEPGSRWLVIGKSGSGKSTFMRALAGLWPFGDGAIDAPVGARMMFVPQTSYLPIGTLKAALTYPATPDTFSDDACRDALRACRLEDYVERLDETAHWTRVLSPGEQQRLAGARVLLHKPDFLFLDEATSALDTDNEARLYHLFAERLPKAAIVSIAHRESLAAFHVGTINIERVNVSDKVAA